From Chloroflexota bacterium, the proteins below share one genomic window:
- a CDS encoding CSLREA domain-containing protein, with protein sequence MRFLRWTGIVGVGLALSWQAAYGTLNQPQALATTITVTTLADDSVPNNGTCSLREATQAASSDLAVDACPAGSASDIIQLAAGVYRLNVSSQVSFEFGDLELNGTIQIVGVDSAATVIDANRAYRALNIVGGNVTLRNLHIRHGFMPGVEDGDPVYGHGILHQAGSLTIDSSLIRANGIITNPNNFGYDNYGGGITSMSGYLTITNSIFEENRVRDVYMGGTGTGGSLYIDTSHVSIRNSTFRGSSARGGSAIYNNSGRLVINNSHIIGQLGQGDYSAAISIGSGQLVIDNSSFTANNPSAIRIGSGSATISNSVFSSNGGGGSFYCSYGGAISSYGRLAISNSRFVDNWANEAGAIGVVTGTVTIDHSEFSENYTHITGTGRDECRGHGGAIRTGYGGKVSIDTSTFAYNEADGYAAAIYHGYNSNPLIISNSTIVSNTNRLLHPDGGNAMEDDGPGISVLSAEARLFNTILAGNRNSVTNLERDCSGTITSQGYNLIEHVDSMCNLSQTTSDQIGVDPQVAIFDVHDGFTRSFSLAADSPAIDAGPSECGQTDQRYYQRPVDGNDDNQAVCDIGAFEFGAISNVRFNSIYLPIAIK encoded by the coding sequence ATGCGTTTTTTACGATGGACGGGGATCGTTGGCGTTGGTTTGGCGCTGAGTTGGCAAGCGGCCTATGGTACACTTAATCAGCCGCAGGCCTTGGCAACAACGATTACGGTAACGACCTTAGCTGACGATTCGGTTCCGAATAATGGAACCTGTTCCTTACGCGAGGCGACCCAGGCGGCCAGCAGCGATCTGGCAGTTGATGCTTGTCCGGCTGGCTCAGCTAGCGATATCATTCAACTTGCTGCTGGTGTATACCGCTTAAATGTTTCCAGCCAAGTCAGCTTTGAATTTGGCGATCTCGAGCTGAATGGCACGATTCAAATCGTTGGAGTTGATTCAGCTGCTACAGTTATCGATGCTAATCGGGCCTATCGCGCCTTAAATATTGTGGGTGGCAATGTCACCCTGCGCAATCTGCATATCCGCCATGGCTTTATGCCTGGAGTTGAAGATGGTGATCCGGTCTATGGCCATGGAATTTTGCATCAAGCAGGCTCCTTGACAATCGACAGCAGCCTGATTCGCGCCAATGGGATCATTACCAATCCCAATAATTTTGGCTACGATAATTATGGTGGTGGGATCACCTCGATGAGTGGCTATCTGACGATTACCAACAGTATATTTGAAGAAAATCGCGTGCGCGATGTTTATATGGGTGGAACTGGCACTGGCGGCAGTCTCTATATTGATACAAGCCATGTGAGCATTCGCAATTCGACCTTCCGTGGCTCAAGTGCTCGTGGTGGTTCAGCAATCTACAATAATAGTGGTCGTTTAGTCATCAATAATTCCCACATTATCGGTCAGCTTGGCCAAGGTGATTACTCTGCGGCGATTAGCATTGGCTCTGGGCAACTGGTGATCGACAATAGTAGCTTTACAGCGAATAATCCAAGCGCAATCCGCATTGGCAGCGGCTCGGCTACGATTAGCAACAGTGTTTTTAGTAGTAACGGCGGCGGTGGCTCGTTCTACTGCTCATATGGTGGGGCAATCTCAAGCTATGGTCGCTTAGCCATTAGCAACTCACGTTTCGTCGATAACTGGGCCAATGAAGCTGGAGCAATTGGAGTAGTTACCGGAACAGTTACCATCGATCATAGCGAATTTAGCGAAAATTATACCCACATAACCGGAACTGGCCGTGATGAATGTCGTGGGCATGGCGGGGCAATTCGCACTGGCTATGGTGGCAAGGTAAGCATTGATACCAGCACTTTTGCCTATAACGAAGCCGATGGCTATGCTGCGGCGATTTATCACGGATATAACTCCAATCCCTTGATCATCAGCAACTCAACGATTGTCTCCAACACCAACCGCTTACTCCACCCCGATGGCGGAAACGCTATGGAAGATGATGGTCCAGGCATTAGCGTGCTGAGCGCCGAGGCTCGGCTGTTTAACACGATTTTGGCGGGTAATCGTAATTCGGTTACCAATCTCGAACGCGATTGTTCAGGCACGATCACCAGCCAAGGCTACAATTTGATTGAGCATGTCGATTCGATGTGTAATCTGAGCCAAACAACTAGCGATCAAATTGGGGTTGATCCACAGGTTGCGATCTTTGATGTTCATGATGGTTTCACCCGCAGTTTTAGCCTGGCTGCCGATAGCCCGGCGATCGATGCTGGCCCTAGCGAATGTGGCCAAACCGATCAGCGTTATTATCAACGGCCTGTCGATGGCAATGACGATAATCAAGCAGTCTGCGATATCGGCGCATTTGAGTTTGGTGCAATTAGCAATGTTCGATTTAACTCAATTTATCTGCCAATCGCAATTAAATAA
- the mqnE gene encoding aminofutalosine synthase MqnE has translation MAILLAKSPLSDIAEKVEAGERLSFDDGMRLYQTNDILALGKLADTVNRRKNGDVVYFVQNHRITPTNVCAFHCNFCSFRRNGNELDAFVRTPEQIIDHVGRLFSERTREFHIVGGLVPDLDVEYYADIIRELKDHYPNVHVKAFTAVEIDYMAQISHLDWRTTLEILRKAGLDALPGGGAEIFHPAVRRKICPEKVDGDGWLEIHGIAHELGIKTNATMLYGHIETLEQRVDHLLRLREQQDKTGGFVTYIPLAFHPENNNLGRVKKLDWTTGFEDLKNLAIGRLLLDNFAHVKAYWISLTPRLAQVALSFGVSDVDGTVIEEEIYHAAGAKTEQGISRAELVHLVTTAGKTAVERDALYNHIAVN, from the coding sequence ATGGCTATTCTGTTGGCGAAGTCGCCACTCTCCGATATTGCTGAAAAAGTTGAAGCAGGCGAACGTCTTTCGTTTGACGATGGAATGCGTTTGTATCAAACTAACGATATTTTAGCCTTGGGTAAATTGGCCGATACGGTGAATCGCCGCAAAAATGGCGATGTGGTGTATTTTGTGCAAAATCACCGCATTACACCAACCAATGTTTGTGCGTTTCACTGTAATTTCTGCTCGTTTCGACGTAATGGCAACGAACTCGATGCCTTTGTGCGCACTCCCGAACAAATTATCGATCACGTTGGGCGTTTGTTTAGCGAACGCACCCGTGAATTTCATATTGTCGGCGGTTTAGTGCCCGATCTTGATGTTGAATATTATGCCGATATCATTCGTGAATTGAAGGATCATTATCCCAATGTTCACGTCAAAGCCTTTACGGCAGTCGAAATTGATTATATGGCTCAAATTTCGCATCTCGATTGGCGTACAACCCTTGAGATTTTGCGCAAGGCTGGGCTGGATGCCTTGCCTGGTGGTGGTGCTGAAATTTTCCATCCAGCAGTACGCCGTAAAATTTGCCCCGAAAAGGTTGATGGCGATGGGTGGTTGGAGATTCATGGCATTGCACACGAATTAGGCATCAAAACCAATGCAACCATGCTCTATGGCCACATCGAAACCCTCGAACAACGGGTTGATCACTTGTTGCGCTTGCGCGAACAGCAAGATAAAACTGGTGGTTTTGTAACCTATATTCCGCTGGCCTTCCACCCTGAAAACAACAACTTGGGGCGGGTCAAAAAGCTCGATTGGACGACAGGCTTCGAAGATTTGAAGAATTTGGCGATTGGCCGTTTGTTGCTCGACAACTTTGCCCATGTCAAAGCCTATTGGATCTCGCTCACGCCACGTTTGGCCCAAGTCGCTTTGTCGTTTGGGGTTTCCGATGTTGACGGCACGGTGATCGAAGAAGAAATCTATCACGCTGCTGGGGCTAAAACCGAACAAGGTATCTCACGGGCAGAGTTAGTTCATCTGGTGACGACTGCTGGCAAAACCGCAGTTGAGCGGGATGCACTTTATAATCACATTGCTGTGAACTAA
- a CDS encoding glycosyltransferase family 4 protein yields MQSSQPPRLRIAWLLSAPIVGSGGYANIFRIINLLATFGHENVIFMNPDLYPTDSVDRPERYIQRFFGVVHAKIYFWPERISGYDVVLATQWGTTRGFERCDPAIRRAYFVQDFEPFFYAMGDDWLRAEATYKQGWPCITLGHWLAKHLHEQYQATTYPFDFAVEHERYYPRPELASKKPRVIFYARPSTPRRCFDLGIKALALVKEQRPDVEIVLFGDKGLKHYWTPFEFTDKGILTPDELAELYASATAGLVISSTNPSLMPPEMMATGCPVIDLDLAPNHFLVDHGKTGLLAQAEPAAVAKALLQVLNDHALRQRLVNAALAHAKTLSWERSARDVEQALGQIVGSAVQSLDILQTMPDSEHPFGDGVTPALSASFQVGQRFVAQHDGLCRWEIPLAQAPQQPIRLQIYDALLNPDQSMVDSKQAQYGDGWLSFEFAPLPASRNQALHAVLSCDQAPGLRFDFQTTPGGSLSYNGMPQVGRLCYRSAYAVAYEDQRDPEPQPEAAYLAAQQALMQAEYLQLSAFAERLHAAYVPKKSFPERATKAVKLLRSGNVLGLARESTRYLHWLYDRAKARWHNRD; encoded by the coding sequence ATGCAATCTTCCCAACCGCCACGTCTGCGGATTGCTTGGCTGTTATCGGCCCCCATTGTTGGCTCTGGTGGCTATGCCAATATTTTTCGCATTATTAATTTATTAGCCACATTTGGCCATGAAAATGTTATTTTCATGAATCCTGATCTGTATCCAACCGACTCGGTTGATCGGCCAGAGCGCTATATTCAGCGTTTTTTTGGCGTAGTCCATGCCAAAATCTATTTCTGGCCTGAGCGAATTAGCGGCTATGATGTGGTGTTGGCGACGCAGTGGGGCACAACCCGTGGCTTTGAACGCTGCGATCCTGCGATTCGTCGCGCCTATTTTGTGCAAGATTTCGAGCCATTTTTCTATGCAATGGGTGACGATTGGTTGCGAGCTGAGGCAACCTACAAACAGGGTTGGCCGTGTATTACGTTGGGCCATTGGTTGGCAAAACATCTCCACGAGCAATATCAAGCCACAACTTATCCCTTTGATTTTGCGGTCGAGCATGAGCGCTACTATCCTCGGCCTGAATTAGCTAGCAAAAAACCGCGAGTGATTTTCTATGCTCGACCATCAACACCCCGCCGTTGTTTTGACCTAGGAATTAAAGCGTTGGCCTTGGTTAAAGAGCAACGGCCCGATGTCGAAATTGTGTTGTTTGGCGATAAAGGGCTGAAACATTATTGGACACCGTTTGAATTTACCGACAAGGGCATTCTAACGCCCGATGAGCTAGCCGAGTTGTATGCATCAGCAACCGCTGGCCTGGTTATTTCTTCAACCAATCCTTCGCTGATGCCACCGGAGATGATGGCAACTGGCTGCCCAGTTATCGATTTGGATTTAGCGCCGAATCACTTTTTGGTTGATCATGGTAAAACTGGGCTGCTAGCCCAAGCTGAACCCGCCGCCGTGGCTAAGGCCTTATTGCAAGTATTGAATGATCATGCCTTACGCCAACGCTTGGTCAATGCAGCCTTGGCGCATGCCAAAACCTTGAGTTGGGAGCGCTCAGCCCGCGATGTTGAGCAAGCATTAGGGCAGATTGTTGGTAGTGCTGTGCAATCGCTAGATATACTCCAAACCATGCCCGACAGTGAACATCCCTTTGGCGATGGCGTTACTCCAGCATTAAGCGCCAGTTTTCAAGTTGGGCAACGTTTTGTCGCCCAGCACGATGGTTTATGTCGCTGGGAAATTCCCTTGGCGCAAGCGCCGCAGCAGCCAATTCGCTTGCAAATTTATGATGCCTTGCTCAACCCCGATCAATCAATGGTTGATAGCAAGCAGGCCCAGTATGGCGATGGCTGGTTGAGTTTTGAATTTGCCCCCTTGCCAGCAAGCCGCAATCAGGCGCTCCATGCTGTTTTGAGTTGCGACCAAGCACCTGGCTTACGCTTCGATTTTCAAACTACACCTGGCGGATCGTTGAGCTATAACGGTATGCCGCAAGTCGGGCGACTCTGTTATCGTAGTGCCTATGCGGTTGCCTATGAAGACCAGCGCGATCCTGAGCCACAGCCTGAAGCGGCCTATCTAGCGGCGCAACAAGCCTTGATGCAGGCTGAATATCTCCAATTGAGTGCCTTTGCCGAACGCTTGCACGCGGCGTATGTTCCCAAGAAAAGCTTTCCAGAGCGAGCAACCAAGGCCGTTAAGCTATTGCGCTCAGGCAATGTATTGGGCTTGGCCCGCGAAAGTACGCGCTACTTGCACTGGCTCTATGATCGAGCCAAAGCCCGCTGGCATAACCGCGATTAA
- a CDS encoding glycosyltransferase family 4 protein — translation MTQLNVVFWSGCGGETQRYRCEHAIALLQQRGHTASLFWQTDPAVIAAIAEADLVIIHRPQQSHFWQFVRQAAAGRPLVYETDDLLFDPSLVDAMPIVAQNQGFERQRWRAYALGNAPVFEQCVAATVSTSALAEAATALGKPVWVQRNVIGDDWLAWCERAYRARTTHNQLTIGYFSGTFSHNADLALIAPALVTVLQQYPQARLLLGGHIDLPDALKLVADQVQFAPFVPLAELPNIMAQADIVIAPLDYENQFTRCRSELKYLEAAALRLPMVATPIPAFAQAIEHGQNGFLAQTLEQWQTHLIQLLQDSALREQIGQAAYAHVCAKYTVATAAAGYETSLHEILSQFQQPHAQLDYAQLTKQFEAELGLIDQQVHMVTGCDVGNAGNYRCRHRQEQLHWYTIQSEVTSLYVDPMEIAKALRYDLLILHRVAHDPMIEELIYSHQALQHPVIFDTDDLVFRPDLLSYVDAIKDWPAEDVALYRDGVERYRRTMLMCDAVIVSTEPLAEQVRIFGLPAYVVRNALSQQQLDHAQPFAAQRRAQPLPAATDPVTIGYFSGTATHNSDFLQAEAAILQILQQYPHVRLRIVGLLELSSAFDSVLDRVERRGLVPLPELAGEIAAVDFALAPLELDNPFCQSKSEVKYMEAGLVGVPLVASPIEAFQVAITHGVNGMLAANHQEWVAALTALVTNPELRRELGEAALVDVHARYTPQARSQELFKVLQTIRAQYQPRPARGSANNVIVDQLNAANSDIQRLKDEIQALTTLYNQTKDYAQGLEQHIQRVANGRVMRLSNRLNQLFQRVLARKG, via the coding sequence ATGACTCAATTAAATGTGGTTTTTTGGAGTGGCTGTGGCGGCGAAACCCAGCGCTACCGTTGTGAGCATGCGATTGCGCTCTTGCAACAGCGTGGGCATACGGCCAGCTTATTTTGGCAAACCGATCCTGCGGTTATCGCCGCGATTGCCGAAGCCGATCTGGTGATTATTCATCGTCCACAGCAAAGCCATTTTTGGCAATTTGTGCGCCAAGCCGCTGCTGGGCGACCGTTGGTTTATGAAACCGATGATCTGCTTTTTGACCCAAGTTTGGTTGATGCAATGCCGATTGTGGCCCAAAACCAAGGCTTTGAGCGCCAACGTTGGCGAGCCTATGCGCTTGGTAATGCGCCAGTCTTTGAGCAATGTGTGGCGGCAACCGTCAGCACGAGCGCTCTAGCCGAGGCCGCGACAGCGTTGGGCAAGCCTGTTTGGGTCCAGCGCAATGTCATCGGTGATGATTGGTTAGCCTGGTGCGAACGAGCCTATCGTGCCCGTACAACTCATAATCAGCTAACGATTGGCTATTTCAGTGGCACGTTTTCGCATAATGCCGATTTGGCCTTGATTGCGCCAGCGCTGGTAACGGTGCTCCAGCAATATCCCCAAGCGCGTTTATTGTTGGGTGGGCATATTGACCTGCCTGATGCGCTCAAACTGGTTGCTGATCAAGTTCAGTTTGCGCCGTTTGTGCCTTTGGCCGAGCTGCCAAATATTATGGCCCAAGCGGATATTGTGATTGCACCGCTCGATTATGAGAATCAATTTACGCGTTGCCGCAGCGAACTTAAATATCTCGAAGCAGCGGCCTTGCGTTTGCCGATGGTGGCTACGCCAATTCCGGCCTTTGCCCAGGCGATTGAGCATGGCCAGAATGGCTTTTTGGCCCAAACACTTGAGCAATGGCAAACTCATTTAATCCAATTGCTGCAAGATTCAGCCTTGCGTGAGCAGATTGGTCAAGCAGCCTATGCCCATGTTTGCGCTAAATATACGGTTGCTACCGCCGCCGCTGGCTATGAAACCAGTCTGCATGAGATTCTTAGCCAGTTCCAACAGCCTCATGCACAGCTTGATTATGCCCAATTGACCAAGCAATTTGAAGCTGAACTTGGGTTGATTGATCAACAAGTGCATATGGTTACTGGCTGTGATGTTGGCAATGCTGGAAATTATCGTTGTCGCCATCGCCAAGAACAATTGCATTGGTATACGATCCAGAGCGAAGTTACCAGCCTCTATGTTGACCCAATGGAAATTGCTAAGGCGTTACGTTATGATTTGCTGATTTTGCATCGGGTAGCGCATGACCCGATGATCGAGGAATTAATTTACTCGCATCAAGCGCTGCAACACCCAGTGATCTTCGATACCGATGATTTGGTGTTTCGGCCAGATTTGCTGAGCTATGTTGATGCGATCAAAGATTGGCCGGCTGAAGATGTGGCGCTGTATCGCGATGGAGTCGAGCGTTATCGCCGCACAATGTTGATGTGTGATGCAGTGATTGTCTCAACTGAGCCATTAGCTGAGCAGGTGCGAATTTTCGGCTTGCCAGCCTATGTTGTGCGCAACGCCTTGAGTCAGCAACAGCTTGATCATGCACAACCTTTTGCCGCTCAACGCCGTGCTCAACCCCTGCCCGCAGCAACCGATCCAGTGACTATTGGCTATTTTAGTGGCACTGCTACCCATAACAGCGATTTTCTGCAAGCTGAAGCTGCTATCTTGCAGATTTTGCAGCAATATCCCCATGTGCGTTTGCGGATTGTTGGCTTGCTAGAATTATCGTCGGCCTTTGATTCGGTGCTTGATCGGGTTGAACGGCGTGGGCTTGTACCACTGCCTGAACTCGCTGGCGAAATTGCCGCAGTCGATTTTGCCCTAGCTCCGTTAGAGCTTGATAATCCCTTTTGTCAATCCAAAAGCGAAGTCAAATATATGGAAGCGGGCTTGGTGGGTGTGCCATTGGTGGCCTCGCCGATTGAAGCTTTTCAGGTAGCGATTACCCATGGCGTAAATGGCATGTTGGCGGCCAACCACCAAGAATGGGTTGCGGCGTTGACTGCATTGGTGACTAACCCTGAACTGCGTCGCGAGCTAGGCGAGGCTGCACTTGTCGATGTCCATGCTCGCTATACGCCGCAAGCTCGTAGCCAAGAATTATTCAAGGTCTTGCAAACGATTCGAGCGCAGTATCAGCCGCGTCCGGCCCGTGGTAGTGCCAACAATGTAATTGTTGATCAATTGAATGCTGCCAATAGCGATATTCAACGCTTGAAGGATGAAATTCAAGCCCTAACCACGCTCTATAATCAAACCAAAGACTATGCCCAAGGGTTGGAACAGCATATTCAACGAGTTGCCAATGGGCGTGTGATGCGCCTAAGCAATCGCCTAAATCAGCTATTTCAACGAGTGCTAGCACGCAAAGGATAA
- a CDS encoding methyltransferase domain-containing protein — protein sequence MTMIPVLEHWISDELLAMPFDQYQRYRVSAEAIFLLKQAAGASDQRWRILDVGGFFPPRNGMMPLQAFFPDDQTLVVDTADYEGVGYQRADGTQLPFDDQSFDIVLSCDTLEHIPLEGRNSFLAELRRVASRAVFLAAPHALTNVATSEAMLRDYLGQLQMHNSMLNEHVQYGLPQSTLVEAWLQAEQLDYLAFESGYLPHWQLLMVLKHLLFRQDQRDAMHANFDALYNQRFYAYDQRGPGYRRIYLIATAGQLDPSLQALVERSLQATPTDPASDLLSMVLPILTSTAYDTVLYQRTLDQKLLDLKAEHGLQIEKLDWLINVQHFDQDIADLQAEHRDLQRRLLDASVLAAQLEAEKRGVQAQLDQLHWQHTTLQQQFAASPIERLSRGLSRLLKGIRR from the coding sequence ATGACGATGATTCCTGTGCTTGAGCATTGGATTTCCGATGAGCTGCTCGCGATGCCCTTTGATCAATATCAGCGTTATCGTGTCAGTGCTGAGGCGATTTTTTTGCTAAAACAGGCTGCTGGGGCCAGCGATCAGCGTTGGCGCATTCTTGATGTTGGCGGTTTTTTTCCGCCACGCAATGGCATGATGCCACTTCAAGCCTTTTTTCCTGATGATCAAACCTTGGTGGTTGATACCGCCGACTATGAAGGCGTGGGCTATCAGCGAGCTGATGGTACGCAATTACCCTTTGATGATCAGTCGTTTGATATTGTATTGAGTTGCGATACGCTTGAACATATTCCACTTGAGGGCCGCAATAGCTTTTTGGCTGAGTTGCGGCGGGTTGCCAGTCGGGCGGTTTTTTTAGCCGCACCCCACGCACTCACCAATGTTGCCACATCTGAGGCTATGTTGCGCGATTATCTTGGCCAATTGCAGATGCACAATTCAATGTTGAATGAGCATGTTCAATATGGTTTGCCCCAATCGACCTTGGTTGAGGCTTGGCTTCAGGCCGAACAGCTCGATTATTTGGCTTTTGAAAGTGGCTATTTGCCGCATTGGCAATTATTGATGGTCTTGAAGCATTTGTTGTTTCGTCAAGACCAACGCGACGCAATGCATGCCAATTTCGATGCACTCTATAATCAGCGCTTTTATGCATACGACCAACGTGGGCCTGGCTATCGCCGCATCTATTTAATTGCTACTGCTGGTCAGCTTGACCCAAGCCTGCAAGCCTTGGTTGAGCGATCGCTACAGGCAACGCCAACCGATCCTGCTAGCGATTTATTAAGTATGGTTTTACCAATCCTGACCAGCACAGCTTATGATACGGTGCTCTATCAACGCACACTTGATCAGAAGTTGCTTGATTTAAAAGCTGAACATGGCTTGCAAATCGAGAAATTAGATTGGCTGATTAATGTGCAACACTTTGATCAAGATATTGCTGACTTACAAGCTGAGCATCGCGATCTTCAGCGGCGTTTGCTTGATGCCTCGGTGTTAGCGGCGCAGCTTGAGGCCGAAAAACGTGGCGTGCAAGCCCAACTTGACCAGCTGCATTGGCAACATACAACCTTGCAACAACAATTTGCGGCCTCGCCGATCGAGCGACTTTCGCGAGGTTTATCGCGCTTGTTGAAGGGAATTCGCCGATGA
- a CDS encoding menaquinone biosynthesis protein has translation MLGVIDYLNTQPMDYGITERLPHVPVQRGVPTAINAAVLRGEVAVAPMSVYEWALHADELLVVRDFSIATIGAVNSVNLFSWSADPRQLDGQPVALTTDSATSINLLRVLCERHYRIQPEWRSMASNLDAMLAECQAGLMIGDKALVEAATRRHLGERGLPYCFDLGDEWLKLSGLPFVFAVWVVRRDQAEAVREAGIVPALRAAKAENLTRIDELAQLYAPRISVSPGVCAKYLRDLRYHLTSVDLEGLHTFLRYAVPSFQPSQLEWFSE, from the coding sequence ATGCTTGGTGTAATTGATTATTTAAATACACAACCGATGGATTATGGCATTACCGAGCGTTTGCCGCATGTGCCTGTCCAACGCGGAGTGCCAACGGCAATCAATGCGGCGGTTTTACGCGGCGAGGTTGCGGTTGCTCCAATGTCGGTCTATGAATGGGCTTTGCATGCTGACGAGTTGTTGGTGGTGCGCGATTTTTCAATTGCCACGATTGGCGCAGTCAATAGTGTCAATCTCTTTTCGTGGTCGGCTGATCCACGGCAACTCGACGGCCAGCCAGTTGCATTAACCACTGATTCGGCCACCAGCATTAATTTGCTCAGGGTGCTGTGCGAGCGCCATTATCGCATTCAACCAGAGTGGCGTTCGATGGCCTCGAATCTTGATGCAATGCTGGCGGAATGTCAAGCTGGCTTGATGATTGGCGATAAAGCGTTGGTTGAAGCGGCCACGCGGCGGCATTTGGGCGAACGCGGTTTGCCCTACTGCTTTGATCTCGGCGACGAATGGCTGAAACTCAGTGGTTTGCCGTTTGTCTTTGCGGTTTGGGTGGTGCGGCGCGATCAAGCTGAGGCTGTGCGCGAAGCCGGAATTGTGCCAGCCTTGCGGGCTGCCAAAGCCGAAAATCTCACCCGCATCGATGAATTGGCTCAGCTGTATGCACCGCGAATCAGCGTATCGCCTGGCGTTTGTGCCAAATATCTGCGCGATTTGCGCTACCACTTGACCTCAGTGGATTTGGAAGGCTTGCACACGTTTTTGCGCTATGCTGTGCCAAGCTTCCAACCAAGCCAATTGGAGTGGTTTAGCGAATAA